The Shewanella mesophila genome contains the following window.
ATGCCGACTGCGCCAAGGAGGCGAGTGGCTCAGCTTTACCGTGACCGTAGCGATGGTCCTGATCTGCTGGCACAATGGCGTAACGTATTGCAATAAAATTGACTATGGATGCGAGCGCATCGGCGAATGAATCGGTGAGTGAAGCCAGCATACTGGCGGAACCTGAATACATCCAAGCCGCCAGTTTGATGACTATCAGGGTGAGCGCTGTCGCAACAGATGCACGACTAGCCAATTTCACCCAAAAATCGTATTGGGAAGTGTCTTTCATAGGGTCACATTACTACTGATTAATGTAGGGGAAGAAATATGACCCAAGTGTAACTCAGTTAAACCTTATGGGCGATCTCCTTTACGCATGCCACGCTTAGCAAAGTTCTCTTTAAACTGAGTTTGCTGCTCAGGTGTGAGTAACTGATAAATCTCCCTTTGTACTTTCAACATTTCGATGCCGCTCTGCTGACGTCGTGCTTGTCTCGCTTCCATAAAGGCTATCGCATCGGCTTCATTAAACGAATCAGCGGTCACAAAGGTTAACATCTGCTCTTGATGAGCCTGACGCACATCACTCGACGGACGTCTCTCTTGCATCGCATCTCTGTGTTGTTGCATTAACCCCCTGATATCGGCGCGCTGCTGATCGGTTAAATTGAGTCCACGAAACATCTTACCCATGTTGTCATGGTAACCTCGATAGTCGCCACGCATATCTTGTCGAGATGCGAAACAATCACCACTGCCATCTCCATTTCCATAATAACCATTAGCGGCATAAGCCATTGGCGTCATTAGTGCTGCAGTTGTAACAAAAGCCAGTAGTCCTGATTTTAAAGTGAACTTATTCATAATTTGCCTCTTACGCTGGTTGCGAGTGATTGCAGTAAATAACTCTGAATGAGTCTGGGTATGACTTAAGTGTACGCCGCGCAACGTAATGGAGAGTGTTTGCTAGGTAAACCTCTGTAAAGTTAATGTAAAGCGCTCTTTAATCAGGGCAAAATGACGACTTTACACAGACTTACATTCGTAGACTGCAATTGACATCGAAACAGGTATACTCAAGCTGTTATAGATGTTGAGAGATGTACCATGAATCAAATACTGTTGATCGATGATGACTTAGGGCTAGCCGAACTGCTCGCACAACTGCTCGAACTGGAAGGGTTCAGTTTGACCTTAGCTCATGATGGCCAATCTGGCCTTGCGCTCGCTTTAGAGCAAGAGTTTGATCTGATTCTATTAGATGTCATGCTACCAAAATTGAATGGCTTCGAGGTACTAAAGGCCCTTCGCAGTAAGAAACAAACGCCAGTATTGATGTTAACTGCTCGCGGTGACGAAATAGACAGAGTGGTCGGTCTCGAAATTGGCGCAGATGATTATCTGCCTAAACCGTTCAATGATCGAGAACTGGTTGCACGTATGAAAGCGATTATTCGCCGCACTGGGCAACAAATTGATGAGATACAGCCCACTATCATCAAATTCTCCGACATCAAGCTTGACCCAAGTCGTCAAGAAGTGATCTGTCAGGAGCAGCTATTAATCTTAACTGGCACCGAGTTTAGCCTGCTCTATTACATGATCCAACACAGCGGTGAAGTACTCAGCAAAGATTGCTTAAGTGAGAAAGTGCTAGGTAAAAAACTGATGCCGTTTGACCGAAGCTTAGATATGCACCTGTCTAATTTACGCAAAAAACTACCCGAACGAACCGACGGTCGTCCCCGGGTTAAGACCCTACGTGGTAAAGGTTATATCTGGTTAACCTAATGAAATTCAGTAGTCTGCCCAATCGCATCTTCATCAAACTGCTACTCAGCTTTTGGCTTTGTAGCAGCCTAATTATCGCCATCGTCGGCCTACTGCCGCTGATCCAGCAACAACACGACCAGACCAAGATTCCCCCTCATCTAGAGGCCTTACTCGAACGCATCGCTAAACGCATCGAACAAGAACCCACACTGCTCGATTCTCGTCGTTCACAAAGATGGCATAGGTTCCGAGAGATGGACCATAAACCTGTACGTTTCTATCTCGTTGATGAGCAAGGACAAGTAGTCAATACCGACAGAGCGTCGAGAGCAATGCGCCGCTTTATGCTGTTAGCGGAGGAGGCTGGCCAACCGATAAGTCATCAATTTAAAGATGAGATCCTGTTCGGCCCCCATGAATTTACGGTCAATGGTAAGAAGTACAGCCTATATGGTCGCCTAGCCGAAATGCACCCTAGACCCTGGTTTTTCTTTTTCATCGACAACATCATCATGACCTTGGTTCTTGCTATTGTGTTATCTGGACTACTATGCGGTATTTTGGCATGGCACTTAGGTAAACCACTAAGATCGCTTAAGCACAGCGCAGAGGCTGTAGCCAAGGGTGAACTGAGTCATCGTGCCGACAAAAACACCACGGCGCGTAACGATGAAATAGGCCAGCTCGCGGTCGCATTCAATGCAATGGCAGACTCTATCGAATCTATGGTCAATTGCCAACAACGGCTTATTAGCGATATATCCCATGAACTGAGAACACCATTAACTCGCCTACAGCTGGCGTTAGCGCTCGCGCGTAAAAAAGGGCAAGAGTCAACCGAGCTAGAACGAATTGGCTATGAGGCACATCAGCTTGAGGCAATGATAGCGGAACTATTGGAATTATCTCGAGCCAAGTTAAACCTGCACGAAAACAAACATAGCTTGTCGCTCAGTGAAACCCTAGGCCAAGTACTGGATGATGCAGAGTTTGAAGCCGAGCAACAAAATAAACAGCTAGTGATCGATATTGATGAGCAGCTGATGTTGCCGATCGCGCCGCGTCCATTGTCGAGGGCAATAGAGAATTTACTCCGAAATGCGATTCACTATGCTAACAAGCAAGTCAGCATTAAAGCGGTAGCCTATAACGAGCACGTGGTTATTGAGATAGTTGATGATGGCCCAGGTATAGCGCTCGAAGCCGATCTCAAAGCCATATTTGATCCCTTCTATCGACCACAGTCAGCGAGGGAAAGAGAGTCAGGCGGCTGGGGGTTAGGATTGGCCATAGCGAAAGCTGCTGTCGACACCCATCAGGGACAGATAACCGCGACCAATACCACTCCTCATGGTCTGTTAGTCACCATCAAGCTGCCGAAATAGCAGTTTGTGTATGTAATAGTGACAGCCAGTTAGCAAACTTTTGCTTAGTGGGGATTCGTTTATCCGAATGCCCCATTAACTGACTTAACGCATAGCTAAATTGATAGTAAATTTGTACATCATCGCACTGCTTAATGCCGTCATCGCTGTTGATCATAGTGCCACGAATATAGTTCCTGAGCAGCTCATCGCGATCAAATCCAGGGCGATCGCCAACAGCTGAGATCATGCCCTGATTCCACTGACAATATTGCGCGAGTAGCTCATTAAATCTATCGCGATACACCTCTGAGGCCTGCTGCAATAACTCTTGATTGGGCATCATGCGCTCTATCACAAAGCGTTTCTGGGCTAGCACATCATGCAAGCGTTGGCAGTGATGGAATAGATAGCATTCAAACGGATCGGTATATTGCTGCTGCTCGCTCTTAGCCGCCGTCAACCAATCTTGATATTGAGAACAGGCAACCGCCACCACTAAATCTGCCTCCGTGGTGAAATGGTTGTAGATGGTTCCCTTCGAGATCTGACTCGCCGCAACAAGATGAGAACGACACAAATCAAAGCTTTGATGCCCCCTAAGACAACGCTGCGCCACTTCTACCAGATACGCCTCTCTCTGTTCCCAGCTACTCATACCGACTCCATCACACTTTCTTAAACAAAACGATTGCAACTTCACAATCAAACTATAGCAGGGTTTCTTGCTAGTCGTTATTGAGTAATACTGATACCACTATGAACAAACTCAATAGCACATGTTAAAAATCGAATTACTGGAAAGTTTTATCGCGGTAGCTGAGGCGGGGAACCTGTCGAAGGCGGCTGATAAAATTTGCCGTACACAATCGACCCTCAGCCTGCAAATTAAGAAGCTTGAAGAGAGCGTCGGCCAACCTTTGCTACTGAGAGACAACAAGGGGGTCACACTGACCGAGTCCGGTGAAACTCTGTTGAATTATGCCTATAAGATGATGCAGCTCAACTCACAGGCGCTGGATGATCTCAAAGATTGTCAAAACCGCGAAACCATCCGCCTTGGGGTTCCCACAGACTATATCAAATGCTACCTTGGCAGTTGCTTACTGGAGTTTATTCGTGAATTTACCTGTATCGAGCTGGTGATCGACACAGATGTTAGCGGCAACTTATACAAACGCTTGCATCAGGGAGAGTTCGATCTGATTGTGGCCACGCACTGGCAGCCACCAGCCAATGGCGAATTGCTATTTGAACGCAAGTTTCATTGGGCTGCGGCAAAAGGCGGCAACGCCCACAAACGCGACACTATCCCCATGGCCCTCTACCCAGAGAACTGTCCGATACGGGCGCAAGTCTTTGCCAACCACCAGCTGACCATGAGGCCGATCAATGTATTGCTCTCAACCCCATCGCCCCAGGCACTGTGTATGGCGGTCGAAAATGACCTGACTATCGCCCCTATTGCCGAGTTTCGTGTTAACGATAAGATGCAGATACTCGATCCCATCGAGCATAACCTGCCTGTGTTACCAGTATTTAATGAGGCCTTATACCTTAATCCCGACACCCAAACCGATGCGACCAAGCAATTGATCACGCTGATCAAAGCCAACGTCAAAAACTTAGCCGAGAATTATCCCGGCTAAATCCCAGCGCACAATCAAGGCTGTGCCAGTCGGCACAGCGGCTTTACGCTCGTTAACCTAAGGTAAACTTATCCACTACGGCCAGCAGTTTCTGATTCAAGGCCGACAACTTATGCGTCTCATCACGACTCGCCGAACCGCTATCTTCTAACACCACCACGATATCGCGTATCTCGGCCATATTACGACTCACCTCGGCCGATACCATGCTTTGCTCTTCAGCCGCGGTGGCAATTTGAGTATTAAGATCGCTCACCGTCTCCACCGACTGGATGACCTCATCAAGATTGGTCGTCACATTGTTAGTCCAATGATTGGTTTGCTCGCAAGTCTCCTTGGTTTGCCCCATAGTCGCGACCGTCGCATCGATCCCCTTGAGCAGCTGACTCAATGTCGATTCTATCTCGGCGGTGCTCGATTGAGTTCTGGCCGCCAGTGCCCTTACCTCATCGGCAACCACAGCAAAACCGCGCCCCTGTTCACCAGCCCTTGCAGCCTCGATGGCAGCATTCAACGCCAATAGGTTAGTCTGATCGGCGATGTCGCCAATCACCTGCAACACCTTGGTGATCGTTGTTGCGTCATGCGCAATATTGCTGATGCTACTCTCGGTCGCCTCGACATCTTCTATCAATCGTGTGACCGTCTCACGAGTATTAGCCACTATCTGTTTGGTGTCATTGATCTGCGAACTTGCCAAGGTCGCCACCTGCGAACCCTGCGAGGTATTACCAGCCACATCATTTGCCGTAGCGCTCATCTCCTCGACGGCGGCCACTATCTGTTCTGTCTCTTGTACGTGCTTGCTCAGCACTTGGCTATTGCCGTCCATCTGTCCCTGCAGCGCGACGATACTCCGCCCAATATCCTGCGAGTCGACATACAGCTCCTTCACTATCCCCTCGAGATTCGCAATAAAACGGTTAATGCCGGTGGCGATATCACCCAGATCGTCACGGCTATTGACTGGTAACCTCATGGTGAGATCGGCTTGCCCCTGTGACAACCCTGTGACCACCTGCTTAAGTTGTATGATCGGACGATACAGCCAATTAAGAATAAGCAGCACCAATATGCTACTGACCAATAACATGATGCCGGAATTGATCAAGGCTGCCTCGAGCGCCTCATCGACCTTGGCATAAGCGGTATCTTGATCGATATTAAGCACAAGAAACCACTTTTTCTTCCCCTGTAAGAGAGGAATAACATGACTGTAGAATAGTAAGTCTTTGCCTGCTCCCTGATACGCCGACGCGAATGCGTCACGCGTCACCATCTCTTGCTCCAGCTGCCCCCAACCTTGCTGGCTCATCAGTTTACCCGACTGTAATTCTGCCATATTGGAGGCCAGCACCTTGCCCGCTTCATCGATAATCGCGGCCGATGCACCGGGAAAATCGATGTTATTCACGGTTTCCTCTAAGATCTCCAGACCAATGTCACCCGACAACACACCATCTCCCACATCGGTAACGATGGAGATCACCGGGTTCCCAGTAACCATATCGACATAAATGTCGGTCAATACTGCCTTGTCATTGTTTTTGGCCAACTGATACCAGCCCCGAGGGCGAGGATCATACTGACTGGGATCGGCGATGCCATTGTGCCAAATCGCATCATCGACCACACTGGCATAGGAGCTACCATCTTCAAACCCCCAAAAGACCGAGTATAAAAGGCTATTCGCTTTGACCAGCCTAGCCAGCATCACATACTCCCCATTGAGTTGACCGCCCCTGTATTGTGCCGCTAGCGCATCGATACTGTTGGCCTTACTCATAAACCAATCCTGTATCCCTTCAGCCTCGAAGCGCGCCATGGTTTGCAGCTTACTGTTCACCTGTTCGACGGTATTAGTCTTTAAGGTGAGATAAGAGAATAAGTTAGACAGTGCCAAACACAGAGACACTAAGAGAATCACCGACAGGGTGATGGTTTTCTTGAAGCCGATGGTTTTCATTGCAGACCTATTTTCGTCATTAAAGCAAAATCGTTGACGCCTACTTTACCGTTGGAATAGATTCCAAACTGTGACGCCAACAGCCCGTTAACATTTGCGCTATTACAGCCCATTAACATTTGATCCATTTTTGATCCATTATAGTCAAAGCCTTAATCACTCGATAATAAAAAAATGCCAACCCTAAGGTTGGCATTTTTATTACAGAGACGAAGTGCGTTTCATCGACTTAGAAGTAATAGCCGAAGTTAATATTGACTCGCTTATCCCAGCTATCACCGATTTCAGGTAAACCGACATGGCCATTATCACGGGTCGAGGCATACATGTTTTTACCCACAATGAAATCGATCATGGTATAAGTTGGGCCTGCTGAAATGGCACAACCTGTGACGTTTTGATAACTGGTATCATAACTGTCGTCGGCAACATCAGGGGTTACCATGCCGAAGTCATTATAGAACTTCAGGCTACCCCAGTCGGTGGCTAAAGTCTTGGCGA
Protein-coding sequences here:
- a CDS encoding Spy/CpxP family protein refolding chaperone encodes the protein MNKFTLKSGLLAFVTTAALMTPMAYAANGYYGNGDGSGDCFASRQDMRGDYRGYHDNMGKMFRGLNLTDQQRADIRGLMQQHRDAMQERRPSSDVRQAHQEQMLTFVTADSFNEADAIAFMEARQARRQQSGIEMLKVQREIYQLLTPEQQTQFKENFAKRGMRKGDRP
- a CDS encoding response regulator; translated protein: MNQILLIDDDLGLAELLAQLLELEGFSLTLAHDGQSGLALALEQEFDLILLDVMLPKLNGFEVLKALRSKKQTPVLMLTARGDEIDRVVGLEIGADDYLPKPFNDRELVARMKAIIRRTGQQIDEIQPTIIKFSDIKLDPSRQEVICQEQLLILTGTEFSLLYYMIQHSGEVLSKDCLSEKVLGKKLMPFDRSLDMHLSNLRKKLPERTDGRPRVKTLRGKGYIWLT
- a CDS encoding ATP-binding protein; this translates as MKFSSLPNRIFIKLLLSFWLCSSLIIAIVGLLPLIQQQHDQTKIPPHLEALLERIAKRIEQEPTLLDSRRSQRWHRFREMDHKPVRFYLVDEQGQVVNTDRASRAMRRFMLLAEEAGQPISHQFKDEILFGPHEFTVNGKKYSLYGRLAEMHPRPWFFFFIDNIIMTLVLAIVLSGLLCGILAWHLGKPLRSLKHSAEAVAKGELSHRADKNTTARNDEIGQLAVAFNAMADSIESMVNCQQRLISDISHELRTPLTRLQLALALARKKGQESTELERIGYEAHQLEAMIAELLELSRAKLNLHENKHSLSLSETLGQVLDDAEFEAEQQNKQLVIDIDEQLMLPIAPRPLSRAIENLLRNAIHYANKQVSIKAVAYNEHVVIEIVDDGPGIALEADLKAIFDPFYRPQSARERESGGWGLGLAIAKAAVDTHQGQITATNTTPHGLLVTIKLPK
- a CDS encoding TetR/AcrR family transcriptional regulator → MSSWEQREAYLVEVAQRCLRGHQSFDLCRSHLVAASQISKGTIYNHFTTEADLVVAVACSQYQDWLTAAKSEQQQYTDPFECYLFHHCQRLHDVLAQKRFVIERMMPNQELLQQASEVYRDRFNELLAQYCQWNQGMISAVGDRPGFDRDELLRNYIRGTMINSDDGIKQCDDVQIYYQFSYALSQLMGHSDKRIPTKQKFANWLSLLHTQTAISAA
- a CDS encoding LysR family transcriptional regulator, with translation MLKIELLESFIAVAEAGNLSKAADKICRTQSTLSLQIKKLEESVGQPLLLRDNKGVTLTESGETLLNYAYKMMQLNSQALDDLKDCQNRETIRLGVPTDYIKCYLGSCLLEFIREFTCIELVIDTDVSGNLYKRLHQGEFDLIVATHWQPPANGELLFERKFHWAAAKGGNAHKRDTIPMALYPENCPIRAQVFANHQLTMRPINVLLSTPSPQALCMAVENDLTIAPIAEFRVNDKMQILDPIEHNLPVLPVFNEALYLNPDTQTDATKQLITLIKANVKNLAENYPG
- a CDS encoding methyl-accepting chemotaxis protein, giving the protein MKTIGFKKTITLSVILLVSLCLALSNLFSYLTLKTNTVEQVNSKLQTMARFEAEGIQDWFMSKANSIDALAAQYRGGQLNGEYVMLARLVKANSLLYSVFWGFEDGSSYASVVDDAIWHNGIADPSQYDPRPRGWYQLAKNNDKAVLTDIYVDMVTGNPVISIVTDVGDGVLSGDIGLEILEETVNNIDFPGASAAIIDEAGKVLASNMAELQSGKLMSQQGWGQLEQEMVTRDAFASAYQGAGKDLLFYSHVIPLLQGKKKWFLVLNIDQDTAYAKVDEALEAALINSGIMLLVSSILVLLILNWLYRPIIQLKQVVTGLSQGQADLTMRLPVNSRDDLGDIATGINRFIANLEGIVKELYVDSQDIGRSIVALQGQMDGNSQVLSKHVQETEQIVAAVEEMSATANDVAGNTSQGSQVATLASSQINDTKQIVANTRETVTRLIEDVEATESSISNIAHDATTITKVLQVIGDIADQTNLLALNAAIEAARAGEQGRGFAVVADEVRALAARTQSSTAEIESTLSQLLKGIDATVATMGQTKETCEQTNHWTNNVTTNLDEVIQSVETVSDLNTQIATAAEEQSMVSAEVSRNMAEIRDIVVVLEDSGSASRDETHKLSALNQKLLAVVDKFTLG